Part of the Halomarina litorea genome is shown below.
GGGCTACGCGCCGGCGGCGACCGTCGAGAAGCGCCGCGAACAGTACGCCCTCGACGGCCTCACCGTCGTCCTCGACCGCGTGACCGACCTCGGGGAGTTCGTGGAGGTCGAAGTCGAGAGCGAGGACGTGGATGCGGCCCGCGAGGCGGTGTTCGCCTGTCTCGACCGACTCGGACTGGACCCCGACGAGCAGATTCGCACCTCCTACCTCGGGATGCTGCTCGCTGATTCCCCACAGTAATCAATCTCGGGGCGAAAGTTTCCGTAAGTTATACCCCCGGTCGGGGTGAACCGGGGTCAATGACCGACCGGAACATCCGCGTGGAGCCGATGGCGGGCCTCGCCGTCGAGGACCAGGAGGTAGAGATCGTCGAACGAAAGGGGCTGGGCCATCCCGACTCCATCTGCGACGGCATCGCCGAACACGTCTCGCAGGCGCTCGCCCGCGCGTACCTCGACCGCGTGGGGCAGGTGCTGCACTACAACACCGACGAGACGCAACTCGTCGCCGGGTCGTCCGCCCCGGCGTTCGGCGGTGGCGAGACGACCGAACCCGTCTACCTCCTCATCGTCGGCCGCGCCACGAAGGAGTACGAGGGGACGCGCATCCCCACGGAGACCATCGCGCTCCGGGCGGCCCGCGAGTACTTCGGCGAGCACTTCCCCGAACTCGACTTCGGGACGGACATCGTCGTGGACGTCCGCCTCGGCGAGGGCAGCGGCGACCTGAAGGGCGTCTTCGGCGAGGGCGGCGCGCGCGTCCCCATGGCCAACGACACCTCCTTCGGCGTCGGCCACGCCCCCCTCACGGAAACCGAAGAGATCGTCCTCAACACCGAGCGCAGCCTCAACGGCGAGTACGCCGCTGACCACCCCGAACTCGGGCAGGACATCAAGGTGATGGGCAAGCGCGAGGGCGACCACATCGACGTGACCGTCGCGGCCGCCATGGTGGACTCGTACGTCGCCGACCTCGCGGAGTACCGCGAGGCCGTCGAGTCCGTCCGCGAGTACGTCGCCGGCCTCGCGACGGACTACACCGACCGGGACGTCGCCGTCCACGTCAACACCGCCGACGACTACGACGAGGGGGCCATCTACCTGACCACGACCGGCACGTCCGCCGAACAGGGCGACGACGGCTCGGTCGGGCGCGGGAACCGCGCCAACGGTCTCATCACGCCCAACCGCTCGATGAGCATGGAGGCAACCAGCGGGAAGAACCCCGTCAACCACATCGGGAAGATCTACAACCTGCTCTCGACGCACATCGCCGAGGCCGTCGTGAGCGAGGTGACGGGCATCCGCGAGATTCGCATCCGCCTCCTGAGTCAGATCGGCCAGCCCATCGACGACCCGCACGTCGCGGACGCCACCCTCGTCACCGAGGAGGGCGTCACCGTCGCCGACATCGAGGACGAGGTGTCCGCCATCATCGACCGCGAACTCGCGGACGTGACGGGCATCACCGAGCGCGTCATCGAGGGCGAACTCACGACCTTCTGAACTGCCGGCCGACCCCTCCGAGACCGCCCCGCGATCGCCGGCCGGTCGAACGAAACCGCTTTGCCTCGCCCTCGTCCACCCTCTGCCATGACGCGGGTCTGTCTCGTCGGCACCGAGGACTGCGACCTCAGATACGAGTTGCTCTCCCGGGAGACGGCCCGCGACGCGCTGGCGACGTACACGCTCGACCGACCCTTCGAGAACAGCGTCTGCGTCGACACCATCAGCCTCGGGGCGGCCGTCGCCCTGCTCAACGACCTCAACTGGTACCTCGTGCGGTTCGTCGAGACGGCGCTGGTCCTCGAACCGTCCGTCAGCGAGGGCGAGTGGCTCTCCCGCAGACTCGCGACGGCCGTCCGCGAGGGGGAGGTGTCCCCGGCGGAGTCCGACCGCTACCTGACGGTGTACGGCGTCGAGCGAGTCGACGACCCCGGGGACGCCGATGACGGCGGGGACGCCGACTCGGAGCCGCCCCCGACTGGTCGGACCGCGACGCGGCGACTCGTCGAACCGATGTACGTCGCCCGAACGGGGCGACAGCTCCCGGAGTACGACCTGCGAGACGTCGAGGAGACGCTGGTGGTGCGCGTCACGGAAGACGAGTTCGGCGGCTGACGCTGACGGTCCTCACCGTCAAACGAGTCTGCGGTGGGCCACCGACCCCGCGAGCGCGACCACCGCGAACGCGAACGTGACCATCGCGAGGCGCGTCGTCGTCAGCGCCCCCTGCGCGCCGAGGACGCCTAGCGCGACGCCGAGGAGGACGACGCCCGTGGCGGCGATGACCGTTCGGGGTCCGGTCCACCGTGAGCGACTGTAGTCCATGACCGACGGTTCGACTCCACACGTAGGTGTCTTTCCCACCGGGCGGACGTTGCCGCAGTCTTCATCTCGGGACCCACCGTCTCCGGTGTATGTCCGCGACCCCCGCCGTCGACCGCCGGTCCGTCGTCCTCGGCAACGGCATCGACTGCCGCCTGCACTACCGCGTGGCGACGCCCCGCGAGGATACCGAGGGCACGCCGGTCGTCCTCCTGCACGGCGGCGGCATCGACGAGGCGTCCCTCTCGTGGCGAGACGTCCTGCGCCCGCTGGCCGCCGAAACGGGCCGGCGAGTCTACGCCCTCGACTGGCCCGGCTACGGCGGGAGCGACCCGCCCACCGACGACCCGACGACCGAGTACTACATCGGCGTCCTCGACGCGTTCCTCGACTCGGTGGGCGTCGACCGCTGTGCGCTGGTCGGCATCTCGATGGGCGGCGGCGTGGCCATCGGGTCCGCGCTGGCGACCCCCGGCCGGGTGACGCGCCTCGTCGCCGTCGACAGCTACGGGCTGGGCGGGACGGTCCCGGGCGGTCCGCTGGGTGCGCTGTTCACTCGCCTCCCGTTCGCCGCACTCGCCTGGCGCGCCCTCCGCCGGAGTCGGCTGGCGGCTTCCCTCGCCGTCCGGGGAATCGTCGGCCCGGGCAACGCGACGCCCGAACTCGTCGCGGACCTGCGGCGGGCGCTCGACAGGCCCGACGCGGGGCGGGCGTTCGAGGGGTTCCAGCGCAGCGAGGTGGGGATCGGCGGACTGCGGACGAACTACCTCGACCGCCTCCCAGCGCTCTCGACGCCGACGCTGTTCGTCCACGGCGAGCACGACCCGCTGGTCCCCGTCTCGTGGGCGGTGCGCGCGACGGTGCTGGCTCCCGACGCCACCCTCCGCGTCCTCGGGGGGTGCGGCCACTGGCCGCCGCGGGAGGCACCCGACCGGTTCCTCGGGTGTGTCGTCCCCTTCCTCGGCGAGTGAGCGGAGCGCCGACGCCAGAGGGGAAGTGTTTACTCAGAGCGCCGGGCACTCAGGTGTATGGAACTGGGGTCCGCCGACGCGTTCGACCGGATGGGGACGCTCGGCATCGAGGAGGAGTTCTTCGTCGTCGACGGGGAGGGTCGCCCCACCGCCGGTACGGACGAACTCGTGTACGGGTCGGACCCCCCCGACCTGCTGGTCGACCGGTTGGACCACGAACTGTTCAAGTTCGTCGTCGAGACGCAGACGCCCCTCATCGAGCGACCCGGCGACGCCCGCGACGCGTTGCTGGACGTGCGGGCGGCGCTGGTCGACCACGCGGCGGACCACGGCCTCGGCATCGCCGCCGCGGGCCTCCACCCCGCGGCGAAGTGGCGCGAACTCGACCACGCCGAGAAGCCCCGCTACCGGACCCAACTGGAGCGCATCCAGTACCCCCAGCACCGCAACACGACCGCGGGCCTCCACGTCCACGTCGGCGTGGACGACGCCGAGAAGGCGACGTGGGTGGCGAACGAACTCCGGTGGCACCTGCCGGTCGTGCTCGCGCTGTCGGCGAACTCGCCGTTCTGGAACGGCTTCGACACGGGGCTGGCGTCGGCGCGCGCCAAGATATTCGAGGCGCTCCCGAACACCGGGATGCCGACGACGTTCACCTCCTTCGCGGACTACCAGCGCCTCGAACGCCTGATGGTGGAGACGGAGTCCATCAGCGACCGGGGTGAACTCTGGTACGACGTGCGCCCGCACACCGGCCACGGAACCGTCGAGGTGCGCACGCCGGACGCCCAGACCGACCCCGACCGGGTGCTCGCGTTCGTCGAGTACGTCCACGCGCTGGTCGTCGACTACGCCGAACGCTACGAGGACTGTTCGGACCCGTGGGCCGACCGGAACACCGACGGCCACCGGCGCGAGACGCTCGACGAGAACAAGTGGCGGGCGACCCGGTGGGGCCGGGAGGCGTCGTTCATCGACCGCGAGTGCGAGTCGACGGTCGACCTCGCTACCGTCGTCGACCGGGAGGCCGACCGCCTCGGCGTCACCGGAATCCGCGAGGTGTACGACGCGGAGAGCGGCACCGCGATACAGCGCCGTCTGCGCGAGGAGGTAGGTCTCGACGCGCTCTGTTCGCACCTGCGACTCTGACCGTCCCCCGCACTACGCCTCGTCGCCGTCCCCGTCTCCACGTCCGTCTGCTCCGACGTCGGGGACCTGCGAGGTGACCGCGTCGAGGTCGGCGGGGTCGACCGTCGCCTCCGCGACCGACGCCTCGGCGTCGAAGCGCACGAGTGACGCGGTTTCGAGTGCCGGCAGGTGGCAGTGGAGGACCGTGGCGGCCGCGGCCGTCTCGGGGTCGTCCGGCCCGCTGGCCCGCGAGGAGGCATCGTGGTCGACGAGGACCTCGGCGAGGTCCGTGACGTCGACCGGTCCGTCGGCCGCACAGAGGTGTTCGAGGACGCCCCGGCGGTCCTCGTCTGCAATCGCCCGCAGGAGGCGGTCAGTCTCGGCGGACGAATCGGTGATGTCTGTGTCACTGAGTCTCATGTCGTGTCTCCCCCGTGGCCGCCGCTCCATCGGCCCGCGTCGGTCGCCACGGGCGGTTCGGCGGCGGTAGGAAATCGCCGCCCACCGACGAGATATTTACTACGACAGGGCACTAGTAATTATATGTTTCGGCGGCGTGCGGCGCCGAGGGCCGTTCTCCACGAGCGGATGTCCATAAATTTAACTCGGGGTGCTTCATCCTCCTACAGGATGGGTTTGAACGACGACGGAGTGCCGTCGGAGACGGACGGCCGTTCGCCGATTCGGTCGGAGGAGTTCCGGCCGGGAGCGACGGACCCGCTACACGTCGTCACCGACCTCCTCGCGAGCGAACTCGAGTCGTCGCCGCTCGAGTTGAACCCGCCGCTCGGTCGGGTGGTCGACTGGGACGCCGTCGTCACGCTGCTCGGCCGGTCGGGCGAGACCGGCACCGTCGAGTTCGTCCGGTTCACCTACGGCGACTACGAGGTGGAGATTCGCGGGTCCGGGTCGGTCTTCCTGTTCCAGAACTCGGAGTGACGGCCCCGTGACGGTCGGTGCCGGGACGAAAGCTGTGTTTCTCTGCACCCACACAGGTCGGACCCCGTGATCCGTCGATATCGCCGTCAGCACTCCTGTCCCGGTCTGTCCGTACCGCTCAGCACGCCGCGAAGCAAGGGTTTTTATTTGACAAATCCTTGGCTCCGGCTACGATTAGCATGTCCACGGACGAAACACCCGACGACCTCGGTGAGGACACCGAGAGCCCAGACCAGCGGTCGGTCCGTGACCGACTCGAAGCCGAGACCGACCGGGCGGTCGAGAGCCTCGACGACGGTCTCGTCGACCTGCTCGCGTGGGTCCTCGACACCGAGACCCGTGCTCGCATCTACATCTACCTCCGTGAGAATCCCGCCGCGACGAGCAACGAGATCGCCGAGGGGACCGGCCTCTACCCGAGTACGGTCCGGGAAGCGCTCGCCGAACTGAACGGCGAGGGGAAAGTCACCCGGAGCAAGCGCGAGTCCAGCGGTGCTGGGAACAACCCCTACGAGTACGTCGCCATCCCGCCGGGCGACCTCGTCGCGGACATCGTCGGGGAGATTCAAGAGGAACTGAACACGGTGTTCAACCTCGACGACCGCCTCGCCGACCGGACGAGCGAGGAGCGCCCGGTCAGAATCACGGTCGAACGCCCCGTCGAGAACGCGGCGGAGTCGGACGACGACTGACCTGCAGACGGAGAGCCGAAGGCATAAGCCACGGGACGCCGTGTCCCGAGGTATGCAAGTCGCGCTCGGGGGGACGTTCGACCCGGTGCACGACGGTCATCGGGCACTGTTCGAGCGAGCGTTCGAACTCGGAGACGTCACGGTCGGACTGACGAGCGACGACCTCGCGCCGAAGACGCGCAACGAGGCGCGTGCGGTCGTTCCCTTCGAGCGACGCAAGGAACGCCTCGAGTCCGAACTCCGGCCCATCGCGGAGCGACACGGCCGCGAGTTCGAGGTCCGTCGACTGGACGAACCGACCGGCATCGCCACGGAACCCCAGTTCGACTACCTCATCGTCTCGCCCGAAACCGTCGAGGGAGCACAGCGAGTGAACGACATCCGCGAGGAGAGCGGGGCCGACCCTCTCGAAATCGTCGTCGTCAATCACGTCCCCGCCGAGGACGGGGACCGCATCTCCTCGACGCGCATCGTCCGCGGCGAGATAGACGAACACGGCAATCTCACGCCCGAGGCCACCGGCCGCCCCTCGCCCGGCGGGAACTGAGCGCTTCGCGGCGTCACCCGAACAGGCGGGCGCGGACGGTTCGAAGCGTCCACCGGGCGATACTCGGGACCTGTCGGAGGAACCCCAGCCCCGTCACGCCCAGTTGCTTCCTGAAGTCGGCCGTGTCGTAGTAGAGGTGTTCCTCGCGCATCTTCCCGTCCTCGTAGCGAATCACCGCGGTGCCGTCTACGGCGACGCGGCGACCGGTCGGCGAGAGCGGGCCGTACGCACCGTCGAAGGTGCCCGTCGTCGTGTAGTACGTCATCACCGTCTCCCCCTCGCCCAGACCGAGGCGGGGTTCGACGTGGAGGTCCGGGAACGCTCGGACCGAGTCACGGATGTGCCGTTCCAGCGCGTCACGGCCGCGAATCGGGTCCGGGGCCGCCGGGTCGTGGAGGACGTAGTCGCGGTGGACCAGTTCGGGGATGGCGGTGTACTCGCGCCCGTTCCACACCTCCTCGGCGAACCGGCGGGCGATATCGACTGCGGCGTCGGTGCTGGTGGGTGAGTGTCGCGAACTCATCCGTCCCGGTAGGCCATGTCAAAAGATAACCCTGTCTGGTGGACGGGTCGCTACCAGCCGGGTCGTTTCAGCCCCGCCTCCTCGATGAGGCCCTTCCAGCGTTGCTGGACAGAGAGTCTGGAGACGCCGACGGCGTCGGCCACGTCGCCCTGCGAGCGTCGGTCGCCCTCGATGAGCGCGCCGACGTAGAGGCTGGCCGCGAGGGAGGGTTTCTTCGAGCGTTCGGATTCGGGGACCGTCGAGAGGAACAGGTCGACCGCTCGCGAGCGAGCCGAAGACGCCAGTTCGAGGCGGTCGGCCGCCCGGTCGAGGTCGGCGAGCCACTGCTCGTTCTCGACCTGGTCACGGGCGCGGTACATGGCTCTCCGTTCCCGGGGAGCGTACATAAGCCCTCGCCGTGGGCCGAAAGTCGTCGGGCGGTAACGACAGGTTCTTCTGCCGGTTCACGGTACGTGTGGGTGCGCGTGGGTAGCCAAGCCAGGAAACGGCGCAGCGCTTAGGACGCTGTCTCTCAGGAGTCCGCCGGTTCAAATCCGGTCCCACGCACTTCCTTCGCGAACGACAGTGAGCGAGGAGTGCAACGGCCGGATTTGGAGCAGGGAGGTCCCGACAGGGTTCGACCGAGGTTCAAATCCGGTCCCACCCATGTTCTGTCCGAGCGAAGCGGGGACGAACAGCGGGCGGGGCGATTTGAGCCAGACGAGACGAGCGCCAGCGAGTCTCGGCGAGGTTCAAATTCCGGTCCCACGCACTCTGCGACGCGACTCACCACGAGAGCGTAGAGAGTGCCGAACTGCTTCAGGGTGCTTCCCAGTCCTCTTGGAGGTGTTCGTCCGCGACGACCCTGTCCCGGAACATGTCGATGATGTCCATGAACTCCCGCAGTTCCCGTTCGGGGACGCCGACCTGATACAGCGTGGTCTTGATTTCGGTGCGCACCACGTCGAACTCCAATTCGGTGACCTCCAGTTCCTCATGTGCCTCCTTCATGCCGCGGCCGGGGTAGACCGCCGGGTCGCCGGGCCGCCAGAGTACTCGATGGCCCACGCCGTCACGAGGTACTTGAACCCGGGGTTGGGGAACTCCTCGTGGAAGTCGCGGACCGCGGGGTTCTGGTTGGCGGTGTCGTTCTCGTACAGTCGGTCGACGAGGTCGTCGACCGCGCCCGCGATGCCGTAGACGCCGCCGAAGCGTTCGTACAGCGACTCGCCTTCGTACTCGACGATGCGGTCTTCGTCGCCCGCCTCCCCCATGCTGTACGTTATCCTTTTACTATTAATCATTTGACACAATTCTGAACGCTCGCTAACAGTAGTGCGTGAACGTGCAAACGAGACGATAGGGAGGTCGCTGGGGGAGCGAGCGCTCAATGAAGTCTACGGGTGCGGAGACGTTCGGCGGGGAGTGGGTACCGTCTCCGACGAGGGGGACTGGCGGTCGGGGCCGGCCCGTCGCTGTGCGGGGAACGACGTGGGAGAGGAGAGACGAGCGGGGTGGGGGAACACGGTGGAGCGGTCGGGTCGGGGTGAAGCTACTCCCAGGCGGGTCGGTCGAGCGCCTTGCCGCACGCCCGTCGGACGCGCTCTGCGCGCATGCCGTCGGTGGTGAGGACGAGTGCGCCGGTCGGCGAGTACTCGACGAGTCCTGCCTCGGCCATCGCCGGGAGGTGGTTCTCTTCCAGGTCGGCGTGGACGAGGCGGTGGGTCTCGTCGGTGGTGGACTCCCCTCGCTCCCACGCGGCCAGTCGTGCCACGAGGTCGTGGACCGGCACCGGGTGGAAGTGCCGGACGAGGTCGGAGAGGACGTACCGACGCCGGTGGTTCGAGAGCGCCGAGAAGACGTTGTCGAGTTCGCGCTCTCGCTCGGGCGGAGATGCTTCGCTCAGAGACTGGTTGATCATCGCCATCACCTGACACTGCGTGTTACAGACAATCAATCTCTACATTCGACATCACTACTGTTCATATCACTTCCGCCTTCCTGTCAATGAAATAAAATTTCCCCTCTGTGGGGTCGCACGCCGTCGGTCGCTCGTCAGTTCTTGTGCGTGAACAGCAACACGTCCCCCTCGTGTGCGCCGACACAGAGGTCGAGGAGGCGGTCGAGTTCGAGGCTGTCGTACTCCCCGCCGCAGACGACGAGGTCGTCGAACGGGCGGTCGCAGGCGGGACAGGCCACGCTCACCGTGTTGCGGTAGGTCCGCACGGTCCCGACCGTCGAGGTGGGAGTGAGCGAGGCGACGAGTTCGTCGAATTCGTCGTCGTCCATGCGCGAGGGGCGGTCCCGTAGCTGAAAGGTCTTTCCCACCGACCGGACGCCCTGAAATCGTGCGTGCACTCCTGCCGCGGCGCGCGTCAGACGAGCGCAAGACGCCCGGAAAGGTTTTTCATAGCTAGGGCAGAGATGCTATTTATGTCTGCTCTGGGGGATTTGCTCGAGGATATCATCGAGGGGGTCGACGCCGTGTTTCTCTTCTCGCCGACCACCTCCTACTACGAGCGGTTCGTGGAACTGGAGGACATTCCGGTGGTGGTCGTCGCCCCCGACAACGCCGTCGGCGCGGAACGACACGTCGAACTCCCCCTCGACTTCGCGGATGTGAAAGAGCGCATCCGCTTTGGCATCGAGGGCGGCATCGACCACGACTACATCGACGACGGGGCCATCGTCGCCTGCGCCACGCGCCTGTTCGACGACAGCGTCGACACCGTCACGCGCGTCAACGCCGGGGAGTTCGCCCGTTCGGGCGTCTACGGCCTGTTCGTCGCCTCGCGTGCGGACCCCGGCGTCATCCGGGACGTCCTCGACGTGACCATCGAACTGGGTAAGAAGGGCCAGAAGGGCAAGCAGGTGGGCGCGCTGTTCGTCGTCGGCGACGCGGGCAAGGTGATGAACAAGTCCCGGTCGCTGTCGTACAACCCCTTCGAGAAGTCCCACGTCCACGTCGGCGACCCCATCGTGAACGTGATGCTGAAGGAGTTCTCTCGCCTCGACGGCGCGTTCGTCATCTCGGACTCGGGCAAGATCGTCAGCGCCTACCGCTACCTCGAACCCTCCGCGGAGGGCACCGACATCCCGAAGGGCCTCGGCGCTCGCCACATGGCGGCGGCCGCCATCACGCGCGATACGAACGCCATCGCCATCGTCCTCTCGGAGAGCGACGGCCTCGTGCGGGCGTTCACGGGCGGGGAACTCATCCTCGAACTGGACCCGGAGGACTACTGATGCAGGTCAGCAGGTTCGCACAGGACGTCCTGCGGTTCGTCTCTGACTCGCTCGCGCCCCTGCTGGTCCTCGTCGTCGGCCTCATCGCCGGCTTCCTCGTCGGGCGCTTCGTGCGCCGACTGATGGTCACCATCGGCCTCCCGCGCGCCGTCGAGGGGACGACGTTCGAGCGCACCGCCCAGCGACTCGGCACCTCGACGGTGAGCTTCATCGCCACGCTCGTCACCCTGTTCATCTACCTCGCGACCATCGCGGCGGCCCTCGAACTCGCCGGTCTGCTGGAGACGCGCCTCTCGCTCATCGCCTTCGCGGGCTACCTCCCGCAGGTGTTCGCCGCCGTCCTCATCGTCATCGTCGGCCTCGTCGCCGGCGACAAGGCGGAGGTGGCGACCCGCGAGCGACTGGAGAGCGTCAAGCTCACCGAGGTGAACGTCCTCCCCCTCGCCGTCAAGTACAGCGTCTACTACATCGCGGCGCTCATCGCCCTCGCGGAACTGGGCCTCGCCATCGGCGCGTTGCTCGTCCTCCTCGGGGGGTACCTCTTCGCCGTCGTCGTCTTCGGCGGCCTCGCGCTGAAGGACGTCCTCGCCGCCGGCGCGTCGGGCGTCTACCTCCTGCTCACCCAGCCCTACGGCATCGGCGACGAGGTGCGCGTCGACGGCCACCGGGGCATCGTTCAGGAGGTGGACGTGTTCGTCACGACCATCGAGAGCGACACCGAGGAGTTCGTCCTCCCCAACCACCTCGTCTTCCGGTCGGGTATCGTCCGCTACCGCTGACCCGTCGAATCAGTCGTCGGGTCCTTCGACCCGCGAAACCTCCCGTGCGGGCACCCCCGCCACCGTCGTGTGTGCCGGCACGTCCGCCGCCACGAGCGAGTTCGCGGCCACCCGCGCCCCCTCGCCGATGTGGACGCCGGGGAGGACGATGGCCCCCGCGCCGACCATCGCGCGTTCGCCGACCACCACCTCCCCCGTCCGGTACTCCTCTTGCAGGAACTCGTGACAGAGGAGGGTCGCGTCGTAGCCGACGATGCAGTGGTCTCTCAGTACTACTAACTCCGGCCAGAACACGTCCGGCGTCGCCTCCAAGCCCCACGAGACGCCCTCACCGACGGTGACGCCCAGTCGCCGGAGCGCCCAGTTCTTCACCCGGAGGAAGGGCGCGAGGCGGGCGACGAGGACCAGCAGGTAGTTGAACACGATGCGCCCGAGGGACTTCGCCTCGGGCCAGTGCCACAGCGAGTTGCGCGGGCCGGGCGTGGGGTGGCTGGTGGTCCGGGCGTGGCGGCCACCGCCGTCGATGTCGTCGGTCACAGTCGCGATTCGGCGGGCGGGATTATGAAGCCGTCCGCCACGCCACCCGTCTCGGCTTCGACTGCCTCACCGCTCGACCGCCCAGAACCGGACGCTCTGGGGCACCTTCCAGAGCACGTCGGGCAGTCGCTGTCGGCGGGGTCGTTCTCCACTGGCGACTCTCGAACGGCCTGCGAAATCAGTATTCCCCAGGGGCGGTTCGTGGTAGCACGCCGGGGCGTCGGACGGCTACCCGCGCAGTTCCGCGACGTGGTCCAGACGGCGCTGGAGGAGGTCCTCGGTCCCGATGTCGTGCCTGACCCGGAGTCCGTCGCCGACGGCGGAGAGCGTCCCCTCCGCTATCTCCTCGGCCTCGGCGATGGTGTCGGCGACGCCGACGACGGCGAACGACCGCGAGGTGGTCGTGTAGATTCCGTCGTCGCGTTCGTCCACGCTGGCGTAGAACAGCAGCGCTTCCCCCACCGAGTCCTCGTCGACGCTCACCTTCACGCCCCCTTCGGGGTCCTCGGGGTAGCCGGCGGGGACGGCGTACTTGCACACCGTCGCCTCGGCACTGAAGACGAGTTCCGGGAGCGGTTCGCCCTCGCGGGCCGCCACGAGGACGTCCACGAGGTCCGTCTCGAGGACCGGGAGGGTGTTCATCGCCTCGGGGTCGCCGAAGCGGGCGTTGAACTCGACGACCTTCACGCCCTCGGCGGTGAGCATGAACTGGCCGTAGAGGACGCCCTTGTAGTCGTCGAGGGCGTCGACGGTGGCTTCGAGAATCGACACCGCCTCGCCGTAGTCCT
Proteins encoded:
- a CDS encoding methionine adenosyltransferase yields the protein MTDRNIRVEPMAGLAVEDQEVEIVERKGLGHPDSICDGIAEHVSQALARAYLDRVGQVLHYNTDETQLVAGSSAPAFGGGETTEPVYLLIVGRATKEYEGTRIPTETIALRAAREYFGEHFPELDFGTDIVVDVRLGEGSGDLKGVFGEGGARVPMANDTSFGVGHAPLTETEEIVLNTERSLNGEYAADHPELGQDIKVMGKREGDHIDVTVAAAMVDSYVADLAEYREAVESVREYVAGLATDYTDRDVAVHVNTADDYDEGAIYLTTTGTSAEQGDDGSVGRGNRANGLITPNRSMSMEATSGKNPVNHIGKIYNLLSTHIAEAVVSEVTGIREIRIRLLSQIGQPIDDPHVADATLVTEEGVTVADIEDEVSAIIDRELADVTGITERVIEGELTTF
- a CDS encoding DUF5804 family protein, with translation MTRVCLVGTEDCDLRYELLSRETARDALATYTLDRPFENSVCVDTISLGAAVALLNDLNWYLVRFVETALVLEPSVSEGEWLSRRLATAVREGEVSPAESDRYLTVYGVERVDDPGDADDGGDADSEPPPTGRTATRRLVEPMYVARTGRQLPEYDLRDVEETLVVRVTEDEFGG
- a CDS encoding alpha/beta fold hydrolase codes for the protein MSATPAVDRRSVVLGNGIDCRLHYRVATPREDTEGTPVVLLHGGGIDEASLSWRDVLRPLAAETGRRVYALDWPGYGGSDPPTDDPTTEYYIGVLDAFLDSVGVDRCALVGISMGGGVAIGSALATPGRVTRLVAVDSYGLGGTVPGGPLGALFTRLPFAALAWRALRRSRLAASLAVRGIVGPGNATPELVADLRRALDRPDAGRAFEGFQRSEVGIGGLRTNYLDRLPALSTPTLFVHGEHDPLVPVSWAVRATVLAPDATLRVLGGCGHWPPREAPDRFLGCVVPFLGE
- a CDS encoding glutamate--cysteine ligase, encoding MELGSADAFDRMGTLGIEEEFFVVDGEGRPTAGTDELVYGSDPPDLLVDRLDHELFKFVVETQTPLIERPGDARDALLDVRAALVDHAADHGLGIAAAGLHPAAKWRELDHAEKPRYRTQLERIQYPQHRNTTAGLHVHVGVDDAEKATWVANELRWHLPVVLALSANSPFWNGFDTGLASARAKIFEALPNTGMPTTFTSFADYQRLERLMVETESISDRGELWYDVRPHTGHGTVEVRTPDAQTDPDRVLAFVEYVHALVVDYAERYEDCSDPWADRNTDGHRRETLDENKWRATRWGREASFIDRECESTVDLATVVDREADRLGVTGIREVYDAESGTAIQRRLREEVGLDALCSHLRL
- a CDS encoding DUF7344 domain-containing protein, with product MRLSDTDITDSSAETDRLLRAIADEDRRGVLEHLCAADGPVDVTDLAEVLVDHDASSRASGPDDPETAAAATVLHCHLPALETASLVRFDAEASVAEATVDPADLDAVTSQVPDVGADGRGDGDGDEA
- a CDS encoding HalOD1 output domain-containing protein, giving the protein MGLNDDGVPSETDGRSPIRSEEFRPGATDPLHVVTDLLASELESSPLELNPPLGRVVDWDAVVTLLGRSGETGTVEFVRFTYGDYEVEIRGSGSVFLFQNSE
- a CDS encoding winged helix-turn-helix domain-containing protein; protein product: MSTDETPDDLGEDTESPDQRSVRDRLEAETDRAVESLDDGLVDLLAWVLDTETRARIYIYLRENPAATSNEIAEGTGLYPSTVREALAELNGEGKVTRSKRESSGAGNNPYEYVAIPPGDLVADIVGEIQEELNTVFNLDDRLADRTSEERPVRITVERPVENAAESDDD
- a CDS encoding phosphopantetheine adenylyltransferase, giving the protein MQVALGGTFDPVHDGHRALFERAFELGDVTVGLTSDDLAPKTRNEARAVVPFERRKERLESELRPIAERHGREFEVRRLDEPTGIATEPQFDYLIVSPETVEGAQRVNDIREESGADPLEIVVVNHVPAEDGDRISSTRIVRGEIDEHGNLTPEATGRPSPGGN
- a CDS encoding ester cyclase, with the protein product MSSRHSPTSTDAAVDIARRFAEEVWNGREYTAIPELVHRDYVLHDPAAPDPIRGRDALERHIRDSVRAFPDLHVEPRLGLGEGETVMTYYTTTGTFDGAYGPLSPTGRRVAVDGTAVIRYEDGKMREEHLYYDTADFRKQLGVTGLGFLRQVPSIARWTLRTVRARLFG
- a CDS encoding transcription initiation factor IIB family protein; its protein translation is MYRARDQVENEQWLADLDRAADRLELASSARSRAVDLFLSTVPESERSKKPSLAASLYVGALIEGDRRSQGDVADAVGVSRLSVQQRWKGLIEEAGLKRPGW
- a CDS encoding DUF7344 domain-containing protein; translated protein: MIVCNTQCQVMAMINQSLSEASPPERERELDNVFSALSNHRRRYVLSDLVRHFHPVPVHDLVARLAAWERGESTTDETHRLVHADLEENHLPAMAEAGLVEYSPTGALVLTTDGMRAERVRRACGKALDRPAWE
- a CDS encoding DUF7385 family protein, with translation MDDDEFDELVASLTPTSTVGTVRTYRNTVSVACPACDRPFDDLVVCGGEYDSLELDRLLDLCVGAHEGDVLLFTHKN
- the dacZ gene encoding diadenylate cyclase DacZ, whose translation is MSALGDLLEDIIEGVDAVFLFSPTTSYYERFVELEDIPVVVVAPDNAVGAERHVELPLDFADVKERIRFGIEGGIDHDYIDDGAIVACATRLFDDSVDTVTRVNAGEFARSGVYGLFVASRADPGVIRDVLDVTIELGKKGQKGKQVGALFVVGDAGKVMNKSRSLSYNPFEKSHVHVGDPIVNVMLKEFSRLDGAFVISDSGKIVSAYRYLEPSAEGTDIPKGLGARHMAAAAITRDTNAIAIVLSESDGLVRAFTGGELILELDPEDY